In Theileria parva strain Muguga chromosome 4 map unlocalized ctg_529, whole genome shotgun sequence, one DNA window encodes the following:
- the sly1 gene encoding Sec1 family protein, with protein sequence MDLEFDLQDLQSRSLCEMLRLSDDDEGKSLKTWKVLIYDDESRRIISPILRIGELRRQGVTLNLNLSDRREPLPGVDAVYLVTPTEDNVNLILSDAREKKYSRVHLNFTTYTSDVFLSDFARRFAEINAFNSVASVTDRYLHFISLSPVTFSLNLPSAFRTFYGETAEELSNSVLETVVDRLLSVLVTSGALPYVRAPRTNSPANTVAQRLCTKLHELVSSRNALGPTYNRPLCIILDRTVDLSTMIQHSWNYQPLLHDLFGIDNNKVAIPGLRKSFDLENSDKIYQAILSLPLSDVAMYISNSLEYYNSQITQINKSDDSGNLVNAINAIPQLTEQKRLLDMHTNIATTLVDTVKQREIDRFYEFEYDLDIMYDKNSLQAFEDLINNHNATPMDKYRSLLILNISKPHMSDEIMNDYEERIKKSGLKCEGLRGLRSLMRMQDFSSNLMKHIQSAVNQSVKNQSPNPTVVNPMVNQKNENVLQTKPEPSQAHKKLANYSSKLIGTGYNLFKGVRNLLPRKKNLHIVKIVEDLINNSESISEDFVFFDPKTSDTPVTKSTKRITSKKCFVFVVGGASYNESLAIADLASKLKHTMIYGSTYFDRPEDFVTQLGSFNFNL encoded by the exons ATGGATTTGGAGTTTGATTTGCAGGATTTGCAGAGTCGTTCGTTGTGTGAGATGTTGCGTTTGTCTGACGACGACGAGGGTAAGAGTTTGAAGACCTGGAAAGTGCTAATCTACGACGACGAGTCACGTAGGATTATTAGTCCAATTTTACGTATCGGTGAACTCAGGCGTCAGGGTGTGACGCTAAACCTTAACCTCTCAGACCGTCGTGAACCCCTGCCAGGCGTTGACGCCGTGTACTTAGTCACACCCACCGAGGACAATGTGAACTTAATATTATCCGACGCCAGGGAAAAAAAGTATTCCAGAGTGCATTTGAACTTTACGACTTATACTTCTGATGTGTTTCTGAGTGATTTTGCACGTAGATTTGCAGAGATAAATGCGTTCAATTCTGTAGCCTCTGTTACTGACCgttatttacactttaTTTCCCTGTCTCCAGTCACTTTTTCACTAAACTTACCCTCAGCTTTCAGAACTTTTTACGGTGAAACTGCTGAGGAACTGAGTAACTCTGTGTTAGAAACTGTTGTGGACAGGTTACTGTCAGTATTGGTAACGTCAGGTGCACTCCCGTATGTCCGTGCGCCACGCACGAATTCACCTGCAAACACCGTGGCACAGCGGTTATGTACTAAGTTACACGAGCTTGTGAGTTCTAGAAATGCACTAGGACCAACTTATAACAGACCACTTTGTATTATTTTGGACAGGACTGTAGACCTGAGCACCATGATCCAGCATAGCTGGAACTACCAGCCACTGCTACATGATCTCTTCGGAATTGATAATAACAAAGTTGCGATTCCAGGACTGAGGAAATCATTTGACCTGGAAAATAGTGATAAGATTTATCAAGCCATACTCTCACTACCACTCTCCGATGTCGCCATGTACATCTCTAACTCACTCGAATACTATAACTCACAAATcacacaaattaataaat CGGATGACAGTGGTAATTTGGTGAATGCGATAAATGCGATACCGCAGTTGACGGAGCAGAAGCGTTTGTTGGACATGCACACGAATATAGCAACGACGTTGGTCGACACGGTCAAACAACGTGAAATTGATCGTTTCTACGAGTTTGAATATGATCTTGACATCATGTACGATAAAAACTCCCTACAAGCCTTTGAagatttgataaataatcaCAACGCAACACCCATGGATAAATATCGATCACTACTCATACTCAACATCTCAAAAC CGCATATGAGTGATGAGATAATGAACGATTATGAGGAACGGATAAAGAAAAGTGGTTTAAAGTGTGAGGGTTTAAGGGGTTTAAGAAGTCTAATGCGCATGCAAGATTTCAGCTCCAACCTCATGAAACACATTCAATCCGCCGTTAATCAATCTGTAAAGAACCAATCTCCCAATCCAACAGTAGTAAACCCTATGGTGAATCAGAAGaatgaaaatgtgttacAGACTAAACCTGAACCCTCTCAAGCTCATAAGAAACTTGCCAATTATAGCAGCAAACTTATTGGCACTGGTTATAATCTCTTCAAG GGAGTTCGTAACTTATTGCCTAGGAAGAAGAACTTGCACATAGTGAAGATAGTTGAGGACTTGATAAACAATTCCGAGAGCATTTCTGAGGATTTTGTGTTCTTTGACCCCAAGACTTCGGATACGCCAGTCACTAAATCCACAAAGCGAATTACCTCTAAAAAATGCTTCGTATTTGTAGTCGGGGGTGCGTCGTACAATGAATCTCTAGCCATCGCTGATCTAGCCTCGAAACTCAAACATACC ATGATATACGGTTCCACGTATTTTGATCGCCCTGAAGATTTCGTAACACAATTAGGATCCTTCAATTTTAATCtctaa
- a CDS encoding putative integral membrane protein, whose protein sequence is MSVRSSGNPSVRSSGDNSGTKNSVRNLKTGIFSLIRSQKAYSIVLLVSRLILSVCQSAVSLDTWSRFSKLSRAPDDIDMSLETLESFTGDLTWVPTPDIPAEAPELYGLNRLFNLYLIRLSHYFHARILSFLVYFSSIIFGLLLVMCLFDVCTIVWRRKRVKNFYLFFRFGFYCVLFGLVFSQFMFLLYYNNLLCSMEGLYPFLFVKSGDDRLELLRTGACGFSQRLIFTYVISFLTLVPDAFLILIPILPAFRSYSFLNGMKYFGSIFLLITAFIALDTRRFISLGQSAKILDYAVEKYNEEAIRAGRPESVIKLLNKSKSMKMLNMKDVISYRVFKSIKDVGTQIDPKFRVPDDKFKFVRSLVHFNFARQLYEQSKQSSFYFFLVGIYTGVITVIDAMVGTVLIIKRHKFLLPIVVIVNFFYFFTNIVHCILLQFPMYLSKIFCKVTSYATDEEGILFETLALSHLSCKLKYVYNCSFALVIFLAVLGFANVVNLYFIHKAH, encoded by the coding sequence ATGAGCGTCAGGAGTTCTGGCAACCCTTCAGTTAGGAGCTCCGGGGACAATTCTGGGACCAAGAATTCCGTCAGGAACTTGAAGACTGGGATTTTCTCGTTGATAAGGAGTCAAAAAGCTTATTCCATAGTACTGCTAGTGAGTAGGCTGATTTTATCGGTATGTCAATCAGCTGTTTCACTGGACACTTGGTCGAGATTTTCAAAGCTTTCAAGGGCTCCAGACGACATTGACATGTCCCTGGAGACTTTAGAGAGTTTTACAGGTGATTTAACCTGGGTTCCAACCCCCGATATACCCGCCGAGGCGCCCGAACTTTACGGCCTAAACAGGTTATTTAACCTCTATTTGATAAGGCTGTCACACTACTTTCACGCTagaattttaagttttcTGGTGTACTTCAGCTCAATAATCTTTGGACTCCTGCTGGTCATGTGTTTATTCGACGTTTGTACAATAGTTTGGCGTAGGAAGAGAGTTAAGAATTTTTACCTGTTTTTCAGGTTTGGGTTTTACTGCGTTTTGTTTGGACTTGTGTTTTCACAGTTTATGTTCCTGctgtattataataatttactctGCTCAATGGAGGGATTGTATCCGTTTCTATTTGTTAAATCAGGCGATGATAGACTTGAGTTACTACGGACTGGTGCCTGTGGGTTCTCACAACGGTTGATTTTTACGTATgttatttcatttttaaccttGGTTCCCGATGCGTTTTTGATTCTAATTCCCATTTTACCCGCGTTTAGGAGTTACTCGTTTCTCAACGGGATGAAGTATTTTGGCTCTATATTCCTGCTGATAACGGCGTTTATAGCGTTGGATACGAGGAGGTTTATCTCTCTGGGCCAGAGCGCAAAAATCTTAGATTACGCTGTGGAAAAGTATAACGAGGAAGCTATTCGGGCGGGAAGACCTGAGTCAGTAATTAAGTTACTAAACAAGTCAAAATCGATGAAAATGCTCAACATGAAGGATGTGATTTCATACAGAGTTTTCAAGTCGATCAAGGACGTTGGCACCCAAATCGACCCAAAGTTCAGAGTACCAGATGACAAATTCAAGTTTGTAAGAAGTTTGGTACACTTTAATTTTGCCAGGCAGTTGTACGAGCAGTCGAAACAATCAAGTTTTTACTTCTTTCTGGTGGGTATTTACACGGGCGTTATCACAGTAATTGACGCCATGGTAGGCACTgtactaataattaaacggcataaatttttattaccaATTGTCGTGATTGTGAATTTCTTTTACTTTTTTACTAACATCGTGCACTGTATTTTGCTGCAGTTCCCAATGTATTTATCGAAGATTTTTTGTAAAGTCACGAGCTACGCCACGGATGAGGAGGGGATACTCTTTGAAACACTCGCACTCTCCCACCTTTCCTGCAAACTCAAGTACGTCTACAACTGCTCATTCGCACTCGTCATCTTCCTAGCCGTTTTAGGTTTCGCAAATGTAGTCAATCTATACTTTATACATAAAGCTCACTAA
- a CDS encoding Elongation factor TS family protein — translation MLFLALFFILFPQIRTSNAFLLSHKNYSKTLNHNLNTLNNLNYRNLDTLNGVNYRNLNAISNDSAVVEMESERSKKIKLLRSSTGRGAQECYKALMKANGDVKLASQIILNTVSDAKNPSNNGEIVMLLEGTVALSCVEKVCCMIDMRCDTDFVAKNKLFTAFAKSFSNSALLSFTLLNNSHTPEDTTLKPPVDKLLESVLSKVCLRCGKSVGETGKYVRSALRESISVARISFLVSDPDEYFVFYVHSSLDPKISASYAGTAAAILSFQIPNTNKFYNLHNFHSDPQGSMDTVESVGVLNCCLEGVDCVYSSMNNVTQFDKELETDELKRFLRQMALHTVAEKPKEIDIERFDSGGRSEMERELEKLVNSGKTREMAERIVKGKLRKKYGQDVLMEQIWTFGNGELVSEAMEKMSKKVSREIKLKKFISYAISDDLINYKHPQNCVFYNTNINF, via the exons ATGCTATTTTTAgctttatttttcattctTTTTCCTCAAATTCGTACCTCAAACGCATTTTTACTCTctcataaaaattactccAAAACACTCAATCACAATCTTAACACCTTAAATAATCTAAACTATCGCAATCTGGACACTTTAAATGGTGTTAATTATCGCAATCTTAATGCTATTAGTAATGACAGTGCTGTTGTGGAGATGGAGTCTGAGCGATCGAAGAAGATAAAACTACTGAGATCTTCGACTGGACGAGGTGCTCAGGAGTGTTACAAAGCCTTAATGAAAGCCAATGGTGACGTTAAACTTGCCTCTCAAATTATCCTAAACACCGTTTCTGACGCTAAAAATCCCTCAAACAACG GGGAGATAGTAATGTTGTTGGAGGGTACGGTAGCGTTGAGTTGTGTGGAAAAGGTTTGTTGTATGATTGACATGAGGTGTGACACTGATTTCGTGGCCAAAAATAAACTCTTCACAGCATTCGCTAAGTCTTTCTCCAACTCCGCTCTACTCTCTTTCACACTACTCAATAATTCACACACTCCAGAGGATACTACACTAAAACCTCCAGTTGACAAGTTGTTGGAAAGTGTACTGAGTAAAGTGTGTTTAAGATGTGGTAAGAGTGTGGGTGAGACTGGCAAGTATGTGAGAAGTGCATTGAGAGAGTCAATATCAGTAGCAAGAATATCATTTCTCGTATCAGACCCTGATGAGTATTTTGTGTTTTATGTACACTCGTCACTGGATCCGAAAATCTCAGCATCTTACGCCGGGACTGCAGCGGCTATTCTGTCATTCCAAATACCAAACACTAATAAGTTCTACAATCTCCACAATTTCCACAGTGATCCACAGGGTAGTATGGACACTGTGGAAAGTGTTGGTGTGTTGAACTGTTGTTTGGAGGGAGTGGATTGTGTATACTCTAGCATGAATAATGTGACGCAATTTGATAAAGAGTTGGAAACCGATGAACTTAAACGTTTTTTAAGACAAATGGCCTTACACACAGTCGCAGAAAAACCCAAAGAAATT GATATTGAGCGGTTTGATTCTGGGGGAAGGAGTGAGATGGAGAGGGAATTGGAGAAGTTGGTCAACTCTGGAAAGACTAGAGAAATGGCCGAACGCATTGTCAAGGGCAAATTACGTAAAAAATACGGACAAGACGTTCTCATGGAACAA ATTTGGACGTTTGGGAATGGTGAGTTGGTGAGTGAGGCGATGGAGAAGATGAGTAAAAAGGTATCAAGGgagataaagttaaaaaagtTCATTTCCTACGCTATTTCCGATGATTTAATCAACTATAAACACCCTCAGAATTGCGTCTTCTACAATACCAATATTAACTTCTAA